In one window of Legionella fallonii LLAP-10 DNA:
- the cmk gene encoding (d)CMP kinase: protein MHDRNVPVITLDGPSGTGKGTICLLLAKHLHWNMLDSGAIYRVLAYAARKNNIETHETDKLTHLARTLDLRFESVGNNESSVILDNVSINEQIRTEQCGQDASQIAVIPEVRAALLERQRAFAKLPGLVTDGRDMGTVVFPNAILKVFLYASEEERANRRFLQLKEKQINVSLAQVVEELAKRDARDIARTHAPLKPAEDAVQIDTTGLSIVQVLNIVLKLTDERLKSS from the coding sequence AAGTGGGACAGGCAAGGGGACTATCTGTCTCCTGCTCGCGAAACATCTTCATTGGAATATGCTTGATAGTGGTGCTATTTACCGTGTTTTAGCTTATGCGGCAAGAAAAAATAATATAGAAACTCACGAAACTGATAAATTAACCCATTTAGCGCGTACTTTAGATCTTCGTTTTGAGTCTGTGGGAAATAATGAGTCCAGTGTAATATTGGATAATGTATCTATAAATGAGCAAATTCGCACAGAACAATGTGGACAAGATGCATCACAAATTGCTGTAATTCCTGAAGTAAGGGCTGCTTTATTAGAGCGGCAGCGTGCATTTGCAAAACTCCCTGGACTAGTCACTGATGGGCGTGATATGGGTACTGTAGTATTTCCCAATGCCATTTTGAAGGTTTTCCTTTATGCAAGTGAAGAGGAAAGAGCAAATAGACGTTTTTTACAGTTGAAAGAAAAACAAATTAATGTTAGCCTCGCGCAAGTTGTAGAAGAACTGGCTAAACGTGACGCAAGGGATATAGCACGCACACATGCGCCATTAAAACCTGCTGAAGATGCAGTACAGATTGATACAACTGGGCTATCAATTGTACAAGTGCTTAATATTGTATTAAAATTAACGGATGAGCGCTTGAAAAGTTCATAG